In Erigeron canadensis isolate Cc75 chromosome 6, C_canadensis_v1, whole genome shotgun sequence, the following are encoded in one genomic region:
- the LOC122602997 gene encoding protein downstream neighbor of Son-like, whose product MEEVPLQEPIKTKAPSQLTSEKSKRKQTMDCANESLVHNADSVRGSRGVKGDHKKSNPSKNPRYIDTRLDDLFPATKNSKRVKMLPEKRNDIVQSLMDVNVTSDHTEGFKRSASKKFTAERQLQGSCTDDVRNTQSNSTFEKCNGSSEVSSGGEKSSGISVDMDKAFIALAAGVPPSISAPADSSKGYTNSASTKYCSEFHVPGLSIPLDLTLKTSMRVVSSSSVNWFHRWRSRGTFNGFGQSNANTTTLCSWVHPQCSFPTSVIKALTSNLEGEGQMDFLSKRQLAWETSFRSLYVMLRKNVSSIFYVCTEQFVAMFINGNGSIESKSACNAYISQSTRTLRSLLKEQDISFTMPLCHSKLEQHSAEELIKYSDIEKDGMGMSKHISSLSDVDNTPESLLAFSGNNNVHGLYDFLLNYRFLLTSLTSSDVPVLYSPVPFDNAALFEPEVKCQEVRRIDDSTLLLKESSTTTEPNQGSESTSYNSIEIRDPYLPPWMIKGVCEALTSNGSDFEASFVIEAMSVGLNIAIDMVCQKVDDKVASDESLPEKHSSFGITNTIISPQMSHAFLKSLKYSDHSYTAFLSPV is encoded by the exons ATGGAGGAAGTTCCTCTCCAAGAACCCATCAAAACAAAAGCCCCTTCTCAGCTAACA AGTGAGAAATCAAAGCGAAAGCAGACTATGGATTGTGCGAATGAATCTTTAGTTCATAATGCCGATTCTGTGCG GGGATCTAGAGGAGTAAAAGGTGATCATAAGAAATCCAATCCATCTAAGAATCCAAGATACATTGATACTCGTTTGGATGACCTGTTTCCTGCTACAAAAAACAGCAAACGGGTTAAGATGCTGCCtgaaaagagaaatgatattgTACAATCACTAATGGAT GTAAACGTTACTTCTGATCATACTGAAGGATTCAAGAGGTCTGCTTCTAAGAAGTTTACTGCTGAGAGGCAACTACAGGGTTCATG TACTGATGACGTTAGGAATACGCAATCTAACAGCACATTTGAAAAATGTAACGGAAGTTCAGAGGTGTCATCAGGGGGTGAAAAATCATCAGGCATTTCAGTTGATAtg GATAAAGCCTTCATAGCGCTCGCAGCTGGTGTGCCTCCAAGCATCTCAGCACCTGCTGACTCTTCCAAAGGATATACAAATTCAGCATCAACAAAGTATTGCTCCGAGTTTCATGTTCCTGGGCTAAGCATTCCACTAGATTTGACTCTGAAAACTAGCATGCGAGTGGTATCTTCCTCTTCCGTCAATTG GTTTCATAGGTGGAGAAGTAGAGGAACGTTTAATGGTTTTGGGCAGTCAAATGCCAATACAACAACATTATGCTCTTGGGTGCATCCACAGTGTTCTTTTCCCACCTCAGTCATAAAAGCATTAACTTCTAACTTGGAAGGGGAAG GACAAATGGATTTTTTGAGCAAACGTCAATTGGCATGGGAGACATCATTCCGTAGCCTTTATGTCATGTTAAGGAAGAATGTTTCTAGCATCTTTTATG TATGCACTGAACAGTTTGTCGCAATGTTCATTAATGGCAATGGCTCAATTGAAAGCAAAAGTGCATGCAATGCTTACATATCCCAGTCAACAAGAACCTTAAGATCACTGTTAAAAGAACAG GACATCAGTTTCACTATGCCTCTATGTCACTCTAAATTGGAGCAACATTCTGCAGAAGAGTTAATCAAGTACTCCGATATTGAAAAAGATGGCATGGGAATG AGTAAGCACATAAGCTCTCTGTCTGATGTGGACAATACCCCAGAATCTTTGCTGGCATTTAGTGGCAATAACAATGTGCATGGACTGTATGATTTTCTGCTTAACTATAG GTTTTTGCTAACATCTCTGACTAGTTCTGATGTTCCAGTCTTGTATTCACCGGTACCATTTGACAATGCTGCACTTTTTGAACCAGAG GTCAAATGCCAGGAGGTCAGGAGAATTGATGACTCGACTCTTTTACTAAAAGAGTCTTCTACCACAACTGAGCCTAATCAGGGGTCAGAGTCCACTTCCTATAACAGTATTGAGATCAGGGATCCGTATCTTCCCCCATGGATGATAAAAGGCGTATGTGAGGCACTAACGTCTAATGGCAGTGATTTTGAGGCAAG tTTTGTGATAGAAGCTATGTCAGTTGGTTTGAACATTGCTATTGACATGGTTTGCCAGAAGGTTGATGACAAAGTCGCATCAGATGAAAGTTTGCCTGAAAAGCATTCGTCATTTGGCATCACAAACACTATTATTTCTCCTCAAATGAGTCATGCTTTCTtgaaaagtttgaaatactCTGATCATTCTTACACGGCATTTCTTTCACCAGTATGA
- the LOC122605830 gene encoding D-lactate dehydrogenase [cytochrome], mitochondrial has product MAFSSWVSRFRPSTKPVKVIQKSLLYSKYSTPVSQSQSRILENTILVNNNNQSSSFKPSSYLLPIILAISGGSFAFQSLKNPSLCDAPNLQERGVKIGGEDSTEHVVKGTYKPVPPELITELKAICQNNMTLDYDERYFHGKPQYSFHKAVNIPDVVVFPRSEDDVSKIVRSCNKHKVPIVPYGGATSIEGHTLSPNGGVCIDMTLMKNVKALHVKDMDVVVEPGIGWMELNEYLAPYGLFFPLDPGPGATIGGMCGTRCSGSLAVRYGTMRDNVISLKAVLADGEVVKTASRARKSAAGYDLTRLMIGSEGTLGVITEVTLRLQKIPEHSIVAMCNFPTIKDAADVAIATMLSGIQVSRVELLDEVQVKAINLANGKHLPEVPTLMFELIGTEAYTREQTLIVQQIASEHSGSDFVFAEDPEAKKELWKIRKEALYACLALAPGHEAMTTDVCVPLSHLADLISKSKAEIDASPLLCTVIAHAGDGNFHTVILFDPTEEEQRKEAERLNNFMVNSALSMEGTCTGEHGVGTGKLKYLEKELGAENLRTMKKIKAALDPNGIMNPGKLIPPHICL; this is encoded by the exons atGGCATTCTCAAGCTGGGTTTCTCGTTTCCGGCCATCTACAAAACCCGTAAAAGTGATCCAAAAATCATTGCTTTATTCGAAATACTCAACACCCGTATCACAATCTCAATCAAGAATCCTTGAAAACACCATTTTAGTCAACAATAATAAccaatcatcatcatttaaGCCTTCATCTTACTTGCTTCCCATTATTCTTGCCATTTCTGGTGGCTCTTTTGCATTTCAGTCACTAAAAAACCCATCTTTATGTGATGCCCCTAATCTTCAAGAAAG aGGTGTGAAAATTGGGGGGGAAGATAGTACTGAACATGTTGTAAAGGGGACTTATAAGCCTGTTCCACCTGAGCTCATCACTGAACTCAAGGCCATATGTCAA AATAATATGACACTTGATTATGATGAGAGATATTTCCATGGGAAACCACAGTACAGCTTTCACAAGGCAGTCAATATACCTGATGTTGTGGTGTTTCCAAG GTCTGAAGATGACGTGTCAAAGATTGTCCGATCTTGCAACAAGCATAAG GTCCCTATAGTACCATACGGTGGAGCTACATCAATTGAGGGTCACACTTTATCTCCTAATGGAGGAGTTTGCATTGACATGACCCTAATGAAA AATGTTAAAGCATTGCATGTTAAGGACATGGATGTGGTCGTTGAGCCTGGGATTGGATGGATGGAACTTAATGAATACTTAGCACCTTATGGTCTATTCTTTCCTCTTGACCCTG GGCCTGGAGCAACCATCGGTGGGATGTGCGGGACACGTTGTTCTGGTTCTCTAGCTGTTAG GTACGGAACTATGCGTGACAACGTTATCAGTCTCAAG GCTGTCTTAGCAGATGGAGAGGTTGTCAAGACAGCATCTCGTGCTCGAAAAAGCGCTGCTGG GTATGATCTTACTCGGCTGATGATTGGCAGTGAAGGCACCTTGGGTGTTATAACAGAAGTAACACTGCGCCTTCAAAAAATTCCGGAACATTCCATT GTTGCAATGTGcaattttcctaccatcaaaGATGCAGCTGATGTTGCGATAGCGACCATGTTGTCTGGCATACAA GTGTCAAGGGTGGAGCTTTTAGACGAGGTTCAAGTGAAGGCTATTAATCTTGCCAACGGAAAACACTTGCCTGAAGTTCCAACGTTGATGTTTGAGTTAATCGGTACAG AAGCATATACACGTGAGCAGACGCTTATTGTTCAGCAGATTGCATCAGAGCATAGTGGCTCGGATTTTGTTTTTGCAGAAGACCCGGAAGCTAAAAAGGAACTTTGGAAG ATTAGGAAAGAAGCTCTTTATGCCTGTTTAGCATTGGCACCTGGGCATGAAGCAATGACAACA GATGTATGTGTTCCTTTGTCACATCTGGCTGACCTAATATCTAAATCTAAAGCAGAAATAGACGCTTCACCACTATTGTG CACGGTGATTGCTCATGCTGGTGATGGTAACTTTCACACAGTGATTTTGTTTGATCCAACAGAAGAGGAACAACGTAAGGAAGCTGAAAGATTAAACAATTTTATGGTCAATTCTGCCTTATCAATGGAAGGTACATGTACTGGTGAACATGGCGTGGGTACTGGGAAACTGAAG TACCTTGAAAAAGAACTTGGAGCTGAGAATTTGAGGACGATGAAAAAGATAAAGGCTGCTCTGGATCCCAACGGTATCATGAATCCTGGAAAGCTTATTCCACCTCATATTTGCCTGTAA
- the LOC122603316 gene encoding myosin-binding protein 7-like: MESDQSEQQPAVAVVKWCDCGCDCCDSAKMSGDYKAWIRTVKRKLDERDEEDVLFIPGLSDRDVARVDIGNECAALREMVNSQQETIQDLSIELDEERNAASSAANEAMSMILRLQSEKAEVQMEARQFKRFSEEKMAHDQQEIMMLEDFLYKREQTIEALTCEVHAYKHRMLSYGLTESEADGENDGLTWDNSDSRVDFPAYDYPPLKCNLIENHVDPELDNETVDIEQYAYGESPRTLKDIEERINELENSPKHSPVHEKVIIGHSDSSDSFIETKEDVASDYPNLKKVDSAFEFGDSMSDRIYTVDSIHSMKSIDNDPKVSPGLYNDLNGNGHDIGGAEVKKLYARLHALEADRESMKQALISMRTDKAQLVLLKEIAQHLYKDMSPPSRTPVKKSPAFWSFPFFVLFKWIASFLFWRRRARQPKYAFGMSPSNVGLRMLLNKGPQIGQWRCLSRTRSFKC, encoded by the exons ATGGAATCTGATCAGAGTGAGCAGCAGCCGGCGGTTGCTGTAGTAAAATGGTGTGATTGTGGATGTGATTGTTGTGATTCTGCTAAAATGAGTGGTGATTATAAGGCATGGATTCGAACGGTGAAACGGAAGCTAGACGAgagagatgaagaagatgtgTTGTTTATACCTGGTCTATCGGATCGTGATGTGGCTCGTGTTGATATTGGGAATGAGTGTGCTGCGTTACGAGAGATGGTTAATAGTCAACAGGAAACGATTCAGGATTTGTCGATTGAGTTGGATGAAGAGAGAAATGCTGCTTCGTCTGCAGCTAATGAAGCTATGTCGATGATTTTGAGGTTGCAGAGTGAGAAAGCGGAGGTGCAGATGGAAGCTAGGCAGTTTAAGAGGTTTTCGGAGGAGAAGATGGCTCATGATCAGCAAGAGATCATGATGTTGGAGGATTTTTTGTATAAAAGAGAACAGACGATTGAAGCTTTGACTTGTGAAGTTCACGCATATAAACACAGGATGTTGAGTTATGGTCTCACGGAGTCTGAAGCTGATGGGGAGAATGATGGATTGACTTGGGATAATAGTGATAGCCGAGTTGATTTCCCTGCATACGATTATCCTCCTTTAAAATGCAATTTGATTGAAAACCATGTTGATCCCGAACTTGATAATGAAACAGTTGATATAGAGCAGTATGCATATGGTGAATCCCCGCGTACTTTAAAAGATATAGAAGAAAGAATCAATGAGTTGGAGAATAGTCCTAAACATAGTCCAGTGCATGAGAAAGTCATCATTGGTCATTCTGATAGTAGTGACTCTTTCATTGAAACTAAAGAAGATGTGGCGTCTGATTACCCTAATCTGAAAAAGGTGGACAGTGCATTCGAATTTGGAGATAGTATGAGTGACAGGATATATACCGTTGATTCTATTCATAGTATGAAATCTATTGATAATGATCCCAAGGTTAGTCCTGGTTTATATAACGATCTTAATGGTAACGGACATGATATCGGGGGTGCAGAGGTAAAGAAGCTATATGCAAGGCTTCATGCATTAGAGGCCGACAGGGAATCCATGAAGCAGGCCCTTATCTCCATGAGGACTGATAAAGCACAATTGGTATTGTTGAAGGAAATAGCGCAGCATTTGTACAAGGATATGTCGCCACCAAGCAGGACGCCTGTTAAGAAGTCACCTGCATTTTGGAGCTTCCCTTTTTTCGTACTTTTTAAG TGGATTGCTTCATTTCTTTTTTGGAGAAGGAGAGCACGTCAGCCCAA ATATGCATTTGGAATGTCACCTAGTAATGTGGGATTGCGGATGCTGTTAAACAAAGGACCTCAGATAGGTCAATGGAGGTGTCTTTCAAGAACAAGATCCTTTAAATGTTGA
- the LOC122603001 gene encoding calcium-dependent protein kinase 20-like produces the protein MGNKPSGHSKTGFFSSLIGGGRKTRPRSSKRNKKNRNAKGTGVPSEATTGFETILQTKTGNMKELYTLGRLLGQGQFGTTYLCVENSTGKEYACKSIAKRKLTMQEDIDDVRREIQIMHHMAGHPHIISIVAAYEDAVSVYVIMELCAGGELFDRIVERGHYTEKKAAHLSRVIVSVVEACHSLGVIHRDLKPENFLFVNKDEDSPLKSIDFGLSVYFKPGEMFYDTCGSAYYMAPEVLRRQYDKGCDVWSAGVIIHILLCGIPPFWDETEDGIYEQTLHGELDLESEPWPSISESAKDLIRGMLVRDVTMRISAHEALNHPWIQADGVAPDKPLDTAILSRMKQFSAMNKIKKIAIRIIAESLSEEEIAGLKEMFKMMDSDGSGKITLEELKDGLEKVGANLKDSEVIRLMEAADIDNNGTIDYGEFIAAMLHLNKVHKEDHMFAAFAYFDKDGSGYITMEELRQVCEKFGLGDIHIDEVMDEVDKDNDGRIDYSEFVDMMEESDYGKNIKPKGDHS, from the exons ATGGGAAACAAGCCATCAGGTCATTCCAAAACTGGTTTCTTCAGTTCCCTAATCGGAGGGGGTCGAAAAACCAGGCCACGAAGCtcgaaaagaaacaaaaagaaccGAAATGCAAAAGGAACCGGCGTGCCATCAGAAGCCACGACAGGCTTCGAAACAATACTTCAAACAAAAACAGGAAACATGAAGGAACTTTACACATTAGGCAGACTATTAGGCCAAGGACAATTTGGGACAACATATTTATGTGTCGAAAATAGTACTGGTAAAGAATATGCTTGTAAATCGATTGCTAAAAGGAAACTAACAATGCAAGAAGATATAGATGATGTTAGAAGGGAGATACAAATAATGCATCATATGGCAGGACACCCACATATTATATCTATTGTTGCTGCTTATGAAGATGCTGTTTCGGTTTATGTTATAATGGAGCTTTGTGCTGGTGGAGAGCTGTTCGATAGGATTGTTGAACGCGGACATTATACAGAAAAGAAGGCTGCACATCTTTCTCGGGTTATTGTTAGTGTCGTTGAAGCTTGTCATAGCTTGGGGGTTATTCATAGAGATTTGAAACCGGAGAATTTTCTGTTTGTAAACAAGGATGAAGACTCGCCTCTTAAATCAATTGATTTTGGGCTTTCGGTGTATTTCAAACCAg GTGAAATGTTCTATGATACATGTGGGAGTGCTTACTATATGGCACCAGAAGTGCTACGACGACAATATGATAAAGGATGTGATGTTTGGAGTGCCGGGGTTATCATACATATCTTACTATGCGGCATTCCTCCTTTCTGGGATG AAACGGAAGATGGGATATATGAACAAACATTACATGGTGAACTAGACCTGGAATCAGAACCTTGGCCAAGTATATCTGAAAGTGCCAAAGATCTTATCAGAGGAATGCTTGTACGAGACGTCACAATGAGGATTTCAGCCCATGAAGCCTTAA ACCACCCATGGATTCAGGCAGACGGCGTGGCTCCAGATAAGCCTCTTGATACTGCCATCTTATCTCGTATGAAGCAATTTTCTGCAATgaacaaaatcaagaaaatagcTATCAGA ATTATTGCTGAGAGTCTTTCAGAAGAGGAGATTGCTGGACTCAAAGAGATGTTCAAGATGATGGACAGCGACGGCAGTGGGAAAATCACGTTAGAGGAGTTGAAGGACGGGTTAGAAAAAGTTGGTGCCAATTTAAAAGATTCAGAAGTGATACGTCTAATGGAAGCG GCAGATATCGACAATAATGGAACAATAGACTATGGCGAGTTTATAGCAGCAATGCTGCACTTGAACAAAGTTCACAAGGAAGATCACATGTTTGCTGCATTCGCATATTTTGATAAAGATGGCAGCGGATACATCACAATGGAAGAACTTCGTCAAGTGTGTGAGAAATTTGGTTTGGGCGATATACATATCGATGAAGTCATGGATGAAGTCGATAAGGATAAT GACGGAAGGATCGATTACAGTGAGTTTGTGGATATGATGGAAGAAAGCGATTACGGGAAGAACATCAAACCTAAAGGAGATCATTCTTGA
- the LOC122605713 gene encoding polyubiquitin-like isoform X1 has translation MVLISDNFKNACADLSQSGITSLPSQAWEGGTPSRDSYEIFIKTVRGETITLDVESSDRIYDVKNKIRDKLGTPADQQSLTLAGKQLEDGRTLAYYKIEEDSTLNFHVCISRLKHMLQFPSLTFKDYIKPFLTQKDYIPTQGPYLIFIQTLTGKTITLEVKSSDKIYSVKAKIEAKEKISPTIQTLYFSGQVLGNEGTLASYKIGKESTVSLLFPRGG, from the exons ATGGTTCTGATTTCAGACAATTTCAAGAATGCATGTGCTGATTTAAGTCAATCAGGGATTACAAGTTTGCCATCACAGGCATGGGAG GGGGGCACACCATCTCGTGATAGTTATGAAATCTTCATCAAGACTGTTAGAGGTGAGACCATCACTTTGGATGTGGAAAGTTCAGATAGGATATACGATGTCAAAAACAAGATCCGGGACAAGTTAGGGACCCCCGCGGACCAGCAAAGTCTCACATTAGCAGGAAAGCAGCTTGAAGATGGCCGCACCTTGGCATACTACAAAATTGAGGAGGATTCGACCCTCAATTTCCATGTTTGCATTAGCCGTCTGAAGCACATGTTACAATTCCCAAGTCTGACATTTAAGGATTACATTAAGCCTTTCCTCACTCAGAAGGATTACATACCAACTCAAGGTCCTTATCTGATCTTCATTCAAACTTTAACCGGTAAAACTATCACTTTGGAAGTCAAGAGTTCAGACAAGATCTACAGTGTCAAAGCCAAGATTGAGGCCAAGGAAAAGATTTCCCCCACCATACAAACATTGTATTTCAGTGGACAAGTACTTGGTAATGAGGGAACTCTTGCCAGCTATAAAATAGGGAAAGAGTCTACCGTGAGTCTCCTTTTTCCCCGTGGTGGTTAG
- the LOC122605713 gene encoding mediator of RNA polymerase II transcription subunit 25-like isoform X2 produces MKKVPAANPKRCRFSIATKYRMCYRRMLLMIKSKFFSLPDLKTLVVVVECSKALVSSWHNILSDYIVRSFCGNEATNAAGPDIQLTLMELNRPMIKKFPHGWICNVEHFLAWLHNLEFTDVEFPDVAIAEGLRKLSFEDLSFPKWRPK; encoded by the exons ATGAAAAAAGTGCCTGCGGCAAATCCGAAACGATGTCGTTTCAGTATTGCTACAAAATACAGAATGTGTTACCGAAGGATGTTACTCATGATAAAAAGTAAATTCTTTTCACTCCCAG aTTTGAAGACTcttgtggtggtggtcgaaTGTTCGAAGGCGCTCGTCAGTTCTTGGCACAACATTCTGAGCGATTATATCGTCCG GTCATTCTGTGGTAATGAAGCTACG AACGCAGCTGGTCCCGATATTCAATTGACTCTGATGGAACTCAATCGTCCCATGATCAAAAAATTTCCACATGGTTGGATATGTAACGTGGAACATTTTCTCGCTTGGCTTCATAATCTGGAGTTTACTGATGTTGAATTTCCTGATGTTGCAATTGCTGAAGGACTTCGTAAATTAAGCTTTGAAG ACCTTTCCTTCCCCAAATGGAGGCCAAAATGA